tttatcttctcaatattcccccaatatttatcatatttgatcttcatcctcgtagccatagcagataacaatccagcagagtcagtacaactattttccaactggaagtgaagctccgagagctcgttgaaaaatgagttcgcagtcgtatatttggatccagatagccgcatggtaatctcataaaaagttcttaaaaattcaacaaaataactcacactggtccaatcatgtgcgtccggctcaccgagcccctgtcctgctggctccaacaaagcatacctcagacccccatcctcgacctccatccgctcgaatgctttttggtacttctgtgccacatccaacatcatgtatgtagaattccatcgagtcggaacgtccaagcacaacatactagaacattcaatcttcagatcttctgctattgccttaaacttggcaagcctttgaggggaacccctcacatatcgtacaatgttgcggactcgggttatggaatcatgaacctcttttaatccctcaacaactatgaggttaatgatatgagcacaacatcgaacgtgaataaactcgtgggcccgaatgacatcatctctcaccgtcgtgttccgcttaaaccaatcaattgttgtttcattcgcactggcattgtcaactgtaatacacagcacttttcgaattccccagtcctttaaacaatcatccatcttcgccccaatggatgcacctttatgatctacaatttctttaaaaccaataatttttttatgcaaaatccactcactgtcaatgtagtgtgttgtgatacacatgtagcagacgttctgtatggaagtccatgtgtcagtcgtaaaagacactctctggccagtggtaataaacatcttcctcatctcctccttgtccttcgcatgcctcttcatacaatctcgcatcactgtataccgtgatggaatgggaaatcgtggctcaacaaaatttagaaactttcgaaagcctcttttctcgactgtggtaaatgacatctcatcagtaattatcatctctgcaagcatgtccctcaacatcttctcactgtattgagggatgaccaattttttagtctgtgtaccatcagtggctgtagaagtttggtaactgaggttggtctgatcagtggcttgcaatcccttcgctatcttatatcgttaacaaccatttagatgtgctattaacacactggtaccttgcttctttgAATGgaatccacaaagtgatccacagtaatggcatcttgctactgggttcgcaatttcaccaggaattttggtgaaatgctcccatgtccacgacctctttttagaaggtcgtggtggttgatcttgctcaatgggcatctcctcctcttcgttaaacatatcctcatcctctatatcaactgggagtgggagtcgactacttgcacaagatgtagctgctctacatgtagctgctctagatgtagctgccctagatgtggctctaggggtggaagtacccaccggtgtaggagttgtagcattggcatccgccacattcctttgtggacgatcatctccactatatctaggatccatatcacaatcaatgaagctgaaaaaattaaattagaagcaaaaaattagtttaaaaataaactaggctattgtattatacaataggacatgtattattgtatcataatatattattgtatcgatgtattattacatcgaggttcggttgacttgcgGTCGACTCAGCGGAACACATCCAGAGAgattcgctcgacgtgcgctcaacgtgcgctcgagcggaaaccatccagagaggttcactcgacgtgcgctcgacgtggcgctcgagcagaatccatccagagaggttcgctcgacttgagctcgacatggcgctcgagcagaatccatccagagaggttcgctcgacttgcgctcgacgtggcgctcgagccaatgttcaatacaacgtgccctcgacttgcgctcgacacctcggtcgagcagaacccatccagagaggttcgctcgacgtgcgctcgacgtgacactcgagcaaaacccatccagagaggttcgcttgaaatgcgctcgacatggcgctcgagcagaatccatccagagaggttcgctcgacgtgcgctcgacatggcgctcgagcagaatccatccagagaggttcgctcgacgtgcgctcgacgtggcgctcgagccaatgttcaatacaacgtgcgctcgacttgcgctcgacacctcgctcgagcgcaagtctgcaatacaatgtaaaattcagtgttttgagcgccgtgttgggactatattgaatattcaatacaaccaattcacaagaatcacaactgcaggctccaattcataagagacgtgcttgaattaaatttagggctcataaatttagggctcaccgtaggtggaagctgagtagaggagcaacgaggaacggcggcacggaggagcaacgacgaacggcggcacgctggcactaggacggaagacacgagagagaagggatggttcagtcactgggagtctgggacgggagacgcgagagagaagggagaaggaagaagaagaagaactggagaaggaagaagaaggggaggagaaggcttccttaggaactaggaagacatatgaaacgacgccgttccatattaagtggaacggtgtcgttcaataatttttttttaaacccagttgtaaaacgacgttgttttacagctgggtttaaaaaaaaattcggagtcagagtcggagctacatggagctccgactccgactccgcttccgaatcactagtcggagtagctccgaattccgactctgaattccgacaactccgactccgtcggagtcggcgtcggagGGGAGGTCGGGCGGAGTCGGAATTCTTGaaattttgcacaaccctaGCTACTATGCTGGCCAGgcgtttttggttttttctttttctttttctttttcttttttcacattttttaatatattttaatatttttaaaaaataaaaaaatatatcaatacatttaaaatcacttccttaattattaaataaaaaaaataaaaaaacaattttttttttaccagcaATCAAGTAAGACGGTCAAATGTAAAGGATATAGAAACTTTTCtatttgattaatattattatttttagcatATATTTACCTACTGTACGTATGTTAATTAtggtaatattttgtaaatattctaggttaaaatattttgtatttaggTATTGAttgcattttctttatttacacAAGCCTCATTACACTTTAAATAGGTCAACCATTTACATTGTCaacacaaattaaattttaaagttttctAAGATACAATCTACATGGTATGAGAGAGAACACCATCCCAGTGCCTCTAGTCGCTATTGTCCATGTCAGATCTTTTTTGTAGTAGCCATTGGTGTTCCCTTGCTATTTTCTTGACAGTCCACCACGGCTGCTACGTCGATTCTAATCCGCTTGACAATTGCAACTTCTTCACACTTTATGCTCCGTGTATGCTTATTTTTTTCGAGAGCCTAAGGCCGCCATACGACTTTCCAAGTGTTATCGGTGATTCTATAAGAAAATCGTACAAGTCCAACCTAAAATGCGCTCGCCCAAATCTCCTAGGTCTGCTGCACGTCCGTCCATGTGCTACACGCTCTTCCACGTGCTGGcgtctcttctcttcttcctttctttcttctattaTTGCAAGCTCGATTTTAGTTTAAGCTAACAACACAATTAGCCCAGCCCAACCCAACCCATCCACCTCATTTGTCCAGTCAGCAGCCATGTGTCTGCCACGTACCCATTGACTTCGACATattacaaagaaagaaatagtAAAGTGGATTagagacgaaaaaaaaaatctacattttATTTACCAGCCATTTTCATCAGATGATTGACAACAGATAGGATTGATTTTAACCATTTTACATTTATCCTTTAATGcgcaacatgaaatattttcaggACGACATCAAGTTTGAGATCAATCCGAGGAATGTATTATGGGAGGCTGGGAGCAAGgtttaaaaacttaaatcccCCCTGAATTTATTATGTCTTCTTAAAAACAGTCGTTCGATGGTAGTGGCTATTTACTAATCAATTGATATATGGTTAAATGGGGAGGTTGTAGATTTTTTAAAGAGGGAAAAACAGCATTATCATTAGCTCAGATCTGAAAGCAATGTCATAAAGGCCAAATCTCAAATAGAATGAAGAACAAATGACagctatttttttcaaaaaattaataataccaCAAACTAATGATGGATATTGAAGCCAGCACCCAACAAGTGTTATTTTAGCTATATAAACTGACTTGTGGATCAAAACGTGCTCAAAGCATTTACTTTGAAACAACTAGACATGCCAAGCAAAATCTTCATCTAGgcaggccaaaaaagtgcaactaaaacaataaaagaaaaaaagacaataCTCCGCATAACGACAAACTGCTCAATCAGCACCAGCAcccttccctttctttctctgtAGCTTCTTCATGTAGAACTCCAGTTCTTTTCCTTCCAAGATGTATCTATGAAAACACAAAATGGTGAGAAACCGAATAACATGACATAGAAAACTgaatatgaaacaaaaattgtaAATCTTGTACTTACCCATCAGCTCTACCGCATTGTCCTGGTCGAGAAGAGATGCAAGCCAACAATCTACCACTCCCAAACTGCTCTTCAATATGGAGATCAAGTTTACGACCTTGCTGGCGCTTCTCAAGCTTCCTAAGGACATGGTTACTCTTCTTTGCTTCCTCTGTAGCTGCTTCTACTTCCTGCTGATCGATATGATGAAACTTGTTATTTCAAATTGACAATGTACATACCAAAAAACGAAGATGAACGCTTCTGAGATCATACAAATGTACAGTTCATCAGAAAATACTATCTAGAGTTCCATTGCACCTTCATAACATTGAAGACGGAACCCACCGTTtacttatgagaaaaaaaaaatgacatggCATCGGTTCTATGCAGAACAAATAGCCAGAGTTGTATTCATGCACAATAAGTAGATCAACTATTGGAAACAATGAAGACAATAGAAAAGAAGCAACCCCCACATCAATGGCATCTTGAAACAGAATACATAGTATTAAGGGATGTTTGGAAAAGTTtttcatctcaacccatctcatcccatctcatctcgtctcatcttatcccatctcatttccttcccaaacatcattcaaacacatactttcaaactaatcattatgcttttttcaaattaatcattacacttttttcaaactaatcattacagcTTTCTCaatctttcaaacaaaaaacaattcaactttttcaaatcacaaaacaaaaataatattaaaaaataatattctaacaatattttaatttgataatattttctattcaactttttctctctcctttcccaaaactcagtAAATACTTGACTCAAACTatcactattattcaaaaaccatcttactattattcacaaaattttcatctcatctcataccCCAAGCATCCCCTTAATATTAGAGTTCTGGCATTTTGATGCTAAGGCAATGATATTCCAGACCTGATAACCCAACAATTTTGTGATACAGATAAAGTAAATGGGATGAAATCATCCCACAAAGCTTGTCAATAACATAATCCAAGAACTCTGCCCCACCTAAGCCATAAGGACTACAAATGATACATGGAAGCGACCAATTGTCTGTAAAGGCACAACATTCAGTTATATATGTAAAAGCAAATATAAAGACTGCCTTTCTGTCTGACCTGATTGGTACGAAAATACCGTAAAAGGCTATATTGATACTATCTTAGAAGCAAAAGACACAACATACCTACACCATAATGGTCTAACTCACCCTCTTCCCACCAACCAAAAGGGTACCTAGCATGTTGCATTATCAAGAAGATAcaggaaatgaagaaaatattataacatgAATGCAAGCCTTCATTAAAAAGAACCAAGGAAGAAATCAAAATAGTTGATCGAATTCTACACCTTTGAAACTAGTATCACCTAACTGAATTTTGTCAATTGTCATCATCACCAGCAGGTGTACAACTTATATGTAGCTTTTCGCCATTGAAAGAAAGCAAAACCTTAGCCCATTAACATAGAACTATTCGCAAGTGGATGAAGACGGGTGgctaaattttcataaaatgcCCCTTTCTTTTAGATCCAGTAATTTCAGGACCTTTTCATTTGCCAACAGAAAACAAGGAGggaaaattctataaatgcGCTGGCATTTACTATAAAAAGATTCAACAAGTGGTGAAAGAAcagattttggaaaatgcattttatataaaaaataataataattttttttcacatttgcATCTGCAAGCATTCCATGTGCATTAGTAATGCAACACAAATGAAGACTGATACAATGAGCATTTTCCTCTGATCTGTCAGGTTATCATCACAACCGGCTGTACAGAAcctataaatcaaaccaaataaAAGCAAACAATTTGGAGAGATTGACTAATGGTACCTCTGGGGTTTCCTTCTTAGCAGCTGCCTTCTTCTTCCTACCAATGTCAACTCCATAGTGCTGAAGGTACCACTGCTTGAATGGGGCAGCATCCACCTGAACAATAGCACTTTTCACTAGAGTTTGTGTCCTCACAAGCTCATTGTTTGAAGCATTGTAAACAACATCCAGTATACGTGTTTTGCGGGTGACAGCTTCACTACCCCATGAGTAGTTCCCAGTATCCAATCTGAGGGCTCTCCACTTCACATTACCTCCTCTCACACGAATTCGCCTAACCGTCTTGTTGCTTGAAAGCTTAGTATTAGCAGGCTGGCGGCCAAGCTCATACCTGCACAAGTCAAAAAGTGATCAGCATTGCATAGAGAGAAAATTTGTGATAACACAGGCAAATGTGAAGAagccaactcaaatatctcatcATGACACAGGAATGTCtgctttattttttctactcacgcatacacacacatacacatacatatattgaTAATCACACATTAAAAAATCTAGTATCCTCAGAAGTATCTTATACATATTACGAGGCGAAACAATAGAAAGTTTTTCTCCTTGGGAAATTTGAGTACAAAATTTGAGTTCGTGTTAGAATATTAACCGTGTAACTCTACATCAAATAATCTGACGATAAATAAGGGTAATCTTCAGTGACACCAAACAACCTGAGTTTCCCACAAATATCCTAAGGTACCAAATTCAATATATCACACTAGGTAGAGCCGTTGAACAACATTTTCA
Above is a genomic segment from Juglans microcarpa x Juglans regia isolate MS1-56 chromosome 1D, Jm3101_v1.0, whole genome shotgun sequence containing:
- the LOC121234555 gene encoding 40S ribosomal protein S8 isoform X2, coding for MGISRDSMHKRRATGGKKKAWRKKRKYELGRQPANTKLSSNKTVRRIRVRGGNVKWRALRLDTGNYSWGSEAVTRKTRILDVVYNASNNELVRTQTLVKSAIVQVDAAPFKQWYLQHYGVDIGRKKKAAAKKETPEEVEAATEEAKKSNHVLRKLEKRQQGRKLDLHIEEQFGSGRLLACISSRPGQCGRADGYILEGKELEFYMKKLQRKKGKGAGAD
- the LOC121234555 gene encoding 40S ribosomal protein S8 isoform X1 codes for the protein MGISRDSMHKRRATGGKKKAWRKKRKYELGRQPANTKLSSNKTVRRIRVRGGNVKWRALRLDTGNYSWGSEAVTRKTRILDVVYNASNNELVRTQTLVKSAIVQVDAAPFKQWYLQHYGVDIGRKKKAAAKKETPEQEVEAATEEAKKSNHVLRKLEKRQQGRKLDLHIEEQFGSGRLLACISSRPGQCGRADGYILEGKELEFYMKKLQRKKGKGAGAD